One Natator depressus isolate rNatDep1 chromosome 5, rNatDep2.hap1, whole genome shotgun sequence DNA segment encodes these proteins:
- the LOC141987894 gene encoding uncharacterized protein LOC141987894, with the protein MQSSSAEVTMMESQNRKRAPAWTEREVRDLIAVWGEESVLSELRSSFRNAKTFVKISQGMKDRGHNRDPKQCRVKLKELRQAYQKTREANGRSGSEPQTCRFYDELHAILGGSATTTPAVLFDSFNGDGGNTEAGFGDEEDDDDDEVVDSSQQASGETGFPNSQELFLTLDPEPVPPEPTQGCLLDPAGGEGTSAACVSMITGSSPSQRLVKIRKKKKRTRDEMFSELMLSSHTDRAQTNAWRQIMSDCRKAQNDQEERWRAEESKWRAEERAEARMWRQHDERRQDSMLRLLEDQTSMLQCMVELQQRQLEHRLPLQPLCNQPPSSPSSIASTPRLPRMRWGGLRPTSHSTTEDCPKKRRLSFNKF; encoded by the exons atgcagagctcatcagcagaggtgaccatgatggagtctcagaatcgcaaaagagctccagcatggaccgaacgggaggtacgggatctgatcgctgtatggggagaggaatccgtgctatcagaactccgttccagttttcgaaatgccaaaacctttgtcaaaatctcccagggcatgaaggacagaggccataacagggacccgaagcagtgccgcgtgaaactgaaggagctgaggcaagcctaccagaaaaccagagaggcgaacggccgctccgggtcagagccccaaacatgccgcttctatgatgagctgcatgccattttagggggttcagccaccactaccccagccgtgttgtttgactccttcaatggagatggaggcaatacggaagcaggttttggggacgaagaagatgatgatgatgacgaggttgtagatagctcacagcaagcaagcggagaaaccggttttcccaacagccaggaactgtttctcaccctggacccggagccagtaccccctgaacccacccaaggctgcctcctggacccagcaggcggagaagggacctccg ctgcatgtgtttcaatgatcacaggatcttctccttcccagaggctagtgaagattagaaagaaaaaaaaacgcactcgagatgaaatgttctccgagctcatgctgtcctcccacactgacagagcacagacgaatgcgtggaggcaaataatgtcagactgcaggaaagcacaaaatgaccaggaggagaggtggcgggctgaagagagtaagtggcgggctgaagagagggctgaagctcgaatgtggcggcagcatgatgagaggaggcaggattcaatgctgaggctgctggaggaccaaaccagtatgctccagtgtatggttgagctgcagcaaaggcagctggagcacagactgccactacagcccctgtgtaaccaaccgccctcctccccaagttccatagcctccacacccagactcccaagaatgcggtgggggggcctccggccaaccagccactccaccacagaggattgcccaaaaaaaagaaggctgtcattcaataaattttaa